A window of Ancylothrix sp. D3o genomic DNA:
TTACGGTTTACGCGCTAATAAAGAGGGTTTTGGGGTTTGGATTGCCCCTGGATATTTGGGGACTTGTTCGGCCAACCCAAAACCGGCCCAAAAAACCGAAGCACAACTGCAACGAGAACTGCAAAAAATCGAGCAGCCTAAAGGTTTAACTTTGGAAGATGGGACTTTGCAACCTATGCAAGAGTGGAAAGTTTTGGCGCAGCGACACAGCGGCCCGTTTTGGCCATTTTTCTGGCTGATTCCCTACCGGCGGGTGTTGTGGATTTCTTTGATGGGCCGGCTTAAGGGGAAAAATGCTTAAAAACAGGCCGGTCTGTTTGGTTTGCCGGCTTGAGTTATAAAGGGATTGGCATCTACTGATAACTAAACCCATAAAATTGAGGTAAAAAGGTAAATAATGAACAAGGATTTACGGATTGCTTGGCTTGTGCCGGCGGTTGAATTAGGTGCTTATTGGCAGCCGGTTTTAAGAGAATTTACCAAAGTGTTTAAGAATACTGTCTTTTACACCGGCCTGGTTTGGCCTGGTTTTGATCCTTCGCTTCCTGGTTGTGATGTAATTCAACTTGTGGGCAAAACTAAGTATCTGGAAACGACAAAAATTAAAGATGGTTATGATCGGGGAGTTTTTATTCTTTCTCCCAGTATTGTTGGTTATTTGCTTTCGTTTAAACCTGATTTAATTTTCGCGCAAGCTTATTCGTTGTGGACGCTTTTGGCGGTGCTTTTTATGCCGATAGGCCGGTGGAAACTAATTATTATTTATGATGGCAGTTCTCCCAATGCGGATTTCCGCGATTCGGTTTTTCGTACTTTTGTGCGGCGGATTTTATCGCGGTTTGCTTGTGCGTTTGTTTCCAACAGTAAAGCCGGTACTGCTTATCTGCAAGAAGCGCTTTCTGTGCCACCCGATAAAATTTTTACCCGCATTTATTTAGTTCCAGATGCTCAAGCTTTGCTGGGAAGATTAGAAAGTTCTGAACCGATTAATTTAGCATTAAATCATCCAATTTTTCTCTATGTGGGGCGGATTACTTCTCGAAAAGGCATTACTACGCTTTTACAAGCTTGTGCAATTTTAAACGAGAAAGGATACAAGAATTATAATTTGTTGTTAGTAGGAGAAGGTGATCAGCGGCAGGAGTTGGAAGCGTTTATTAAAGAAAATGATTTTGAAGATCAAGTTACTTGGGCCGGCTGGGTGGAATATGGCCGGTTGGGGGCTTATTTTTCGCAGGCTGATGTGTTTGTTTTCCCAACTTATGAGGATGTGTGGGGGATGGTGGCACCGGAGGCAATGGTGTTTGGTTTGCCAATTTTGTGTTCAAAAGGTGCGGCTTGCTGTGAGTTAATTGAAGAAGGAAAAAATGGTTATATTTTTGATCCTCGTGATCCGCAAGCTTTAGCAGAAAC
This region includes:
- a CDS encoding glycosyltransferase family 4 protein, translating into MNKDLRIAWLVPAVELGAYWQPVLREFTKVFKNTVFYTGLVWPGFDPSLPGCDVIQLVGKTKYLETTKIKDGYDRGVFILSPSIVGYLLSFKPDLIFAQAYSLWTLLAVLFMPIGRWKLIIIYDGSSPNADFRDSVFRTFVRRILSRFACAFVSNSKAGTAYLQEALSVPPDKIFTRIYLVPDAQALLGRLESSEPINLALNHPIFLYVGRITSRKGITTLLQACAILNEKGYKNYNLLLVGEGDQRQELEAFIKENDFEDQVTWAGWVEYGRLGAYFSQADVFVFPTYEDVWGMVAPEAMVFGLPILCSKGAACCELIEEGKNGYIFDPRDPQALAETMQRLLDDPELIASMGERSQQIISRSTPQTAAQAFVEATSFVFD